The following proteins are co-located in the Veillonellaceae bacterium genome:
- the citD gene encoding citrate lyase acyl carrier protein — MGIILTTAQAGTLESSDILVTVSPLAEGSGTVIEIESIVMAQYGRAIRQTLAGVLAEQGIEDVYLKAVDRGALDCTIKARTLAALGRAGAVLKGEVL; from the coding sequence TTGGGAATAATTTTAACGACTGCCCAGGCGGGCACCCTCGAATCAAGTGATATATTAGTTACTGTTTCCCCGCTTGCCGAAGGCTCCGGGACTGTTATTGAAATTGAAAGTATCGTGATGGCTCAATATGGCAGAGCTATTCGCCAAACCCTTGCTGGGGTTTTAGCTGAGCAGGGTATAGAAGACGTCTATCTGAAAGCAGTCGACAGAGGAGCTTTGGATTGTACCATTAAGGCACGTACTTTGGCAGCGCTTGGCAGGGCGGGCGCAGTGCTGAAGGGGGAGGTACTGTAA
- a CDS encoding CoA ester lyase translates to MDLRRTMLFIPGNNPGMLQNGGVFGADSVILDVEDAVAPGEKDAARLLVAHSLLNVNYGRSETVVRINTIDTFGKEDIRTLVPCQPDLFLVPKVESAADIKAVVSLIEAAEKPGQKRVNLIALLETPRGIAEAYNIAKADERVVALALGAEDYTAVLGANRTKQGTEIFTARTLIVNAAAAAGIQSIDTPYTDANDEQGLLEDTEMAKQLGFKGKLAINPRQIDIIHEVFNPTEHDIEWAERVVEAIRLAEAEGSGVASLHGKMVDAPVVNRAERILYLARLLGLVKEAEI, encoded by the coding sequence ATGGATCTTAGAAGGACAATGCTGTTCATTCCGGGTAATAATCCCGGAATGCTGCAAAATGGCGGTGTGTTCGGCGCTGACTCGGTTATCTTAGATGTCGAGGATGCGGTGGCTCCGGGCGAGAAAGATGCGGCGCGTCTATTGGTAGCCCATTCATTGCTTAATGTTAACTATGGGCGCAGCGAAACCGTTGTCCGGATAAATACCATAGACACTTTTGGCAAAGAAGATATAAGAACCCTTGTTCCGTGTCAGCCGGACCTGTTTCTGGTGCCCAAAGTAGAGTCGGCTGCAGATATAAAAGCAGTGGTCTCCCTGATTGAAGCGGCTGAAAAGCCTGGTCAGAAACGGGTGAATTTGATTGCTTTGCTTGAAACGCCGCGTGGTATTGCCGAGGCGTATAATATTGCTAAGGCTGACGAACGCGTAGTCGCACTGGCCTTGGGTGCCGAGGATTATACGGCAGTGCTCGGCGCTAATCGTACAAAACAAGGAACAGAGATATTCACAGCCCGCACGTTGATTGTAAATGCGGCGGCTGCGGCCGGCATCCAATCAATAGATACTCCGTACACCGATGCTAATGATGAGCAAGGACTTTTAGAGGATACCGAGATGGCCAAACAACTTGGCTTTAAGGGTAAATTAGCTATAAATCCGCGGCAAATTGATATTATTCATGAGGTGTTTAATCCGACTGAGCATGATATCGAATGGGCGGAGCGGGTTGTAGAGGCTATTCGGCTGGCCGAAGCCGAAGGCTCAGGCGTTGCATCACTTCACGGCAAAATGGTTGATGCGCCTGTTGTTAATCGCGCAGAACGTATCCTATACTTAGCAAGGCTGTTGGGCTTGGTTAAGGAGGCTGAGATATGA
- the citF gene encoding citrate lyase subunit alpha: MRNAINREIPEQIEGYGKVVPFAGAFNTPPNMERRAPKVKMVRPRQSKLLNSLEQAFKAIPVVDGMTLSFHHHFRNGDKVVNMVLATAAQLGIKNLKVALSSVFPVHKPLIDHIKNGVVTALDINYMSGPVAQAISHGILAKPVIMRTHGGRARAIECGQLKIDVAFIAAPAADEYGNINGVQGTAACGSLGYAFPDAQYADHVIAVTDCIFDYPLMPVSIPQTRVDYVVKVDSVGDPKGIVSGTTRITKDPVGLKIADNAARVIKAAGLIKDGFSFQTGAGGASLATAHFVRQMMEKQNITGSFALGGITGYMVEMLEKGLFKKLMDVQGFDLEAVRSIGSNPNHLEIGADYYASPYNSGCTVNMLDAVILGATEIDTDFNVNVVTGSDGVIMGGSGGHADAAAGAEITIVVANLLRGRLPIIVDKVLTVTTPGETIDVLVTERGVAVNPQREDLKEQLKAAGLLVKDITELKALAEDIAGEPDAVVTGDNIVAVVEYRDGTIIDVVRQVVD, encoded by the coding sequence ATGAGAAATGCAATTAATCGTGAAATACCTGAGCAAATAGAGGGCTATGGCAAGGTAGTGCCCTTCGCCGGGGCCTTTAATACTCCGCCGAATATGGAGCGTCGGGCGCCTAAGGTAAAGATGGTTAGGCCCCGTCAAAGCAAGCTGTTAAATAGTTTAGAACAAGCATTTAAGGCCATACCGGTTGTCGACGGCATGACACTTTCGTTCCATCATCACTTTCGGAATGGTGATAAAGTTGTTAACATGGTATTGGCAACTGCGGCTCAACTCGGCATTAAGAATCTAAAAGTTGCGCTAAGTTCGGTTTTTCCGGTGCACAAACCGTTAATCGATCATATTAAAAACGGTGTTGTTACCGCTCTTGACATCAACTACATGTCAGGGCCTGTCGCTCAGGCAATATCACACGGCATCTTAGCCAAGCCTGTAATTATGCGTACGCATGGCGGGCGGGCGCGGGCTATTGAGTGCGGACAGCTTAAAATTGACGTTGCTTTCATAGCCGCGCCTGCTGCCGACGAATATGGCAATATTAACGGTGTTCAGGGTACCGCAGCCTGCGGTTCGCTTGGTTATGCTTTTCCTGACGCCCAATATGCCGACCATGTTATAGCGGTCACCGATTGTATTTTTGATTATCCGCTAATGCCTGTTTCGATCCCGCAAACTCGGGTTGATTATGTTGTAAAAGTCGACAGTGTTGGTGACCCTAAAGGAATAGTCTCCGGCACTACCCGTATTACTAAAGACCCGGTAGGCCTAAAAATTGCAGATAATGCAGCCAGGGTAATAAAAGCTGCCGGCCTGATAAAAGATGGCTTTTCCTTCCAAACGGGAGCTGGTGGAGCGTCGTTGGCTACAGCCCACTTTGTCCGTCAAATGATGGAGAAGCAGAATATAACCGGGAGTTTTGCATTAGGCGGAATAACCGGCTATATGGTAGAAATGCTGGAAAAGGGCTTGTTTAAAAAGCTAATGGATGTGCAAGGTTTTGACTTAGAAGCAGTCAGATCAATCGGATCTAATCCTAACCACCTGGAAATTGGTGCTGATTATTACGCCAGTCCATACAATTCGGGGTGTACCGTAAATATGCTCGACGCTGTTATCTTAGGGGCAACTGAAATTGACACCGACTTTAATGTAAACGTTGTTACTGGCTCTGACGGCGTTATAATGGGCGGTTCGGGCGGGCACGCCGATGCAGCGGCGGGAGCTGAAATCACGATTGTTGTGGCCAATCTGTTGCGCGGTCGTTTGCCGATTATTGTTGACAAAGTATTAACCGTTACAACACCGGGTGAAACCATTGACGTACTGGTAACCGAACGCGGCGTAGCTGTAAATCCCCAGCGCGAAGATTTGAAAGAACAATTGAAAGCGGCGGGATTGTTGGTTAAAGATATTACTGAATTGAAAGCTTTGGCCGAAGATATTGCCGGCGAGCCTGATGCGGTAGTTACCGGTGATAATATTGTTGCTGTAGTTGAGTACCGTGACGGGACTATAATTGATGTTGTTCGCCAGGTGGTGGACTGA
- the citC gene encoding [citrate (pro-3S)-lyase] ligase, producing the protein MSWGGFDERIINLNNARQVNEVRQFLSNFDLIFDETAIEYTMALYRDNSIIATGSFMGEVLRNIAVEDSLQGEGLTSVVISHLLKAASRRGIFHYFIYTKPEKAHLFAALGFKEIGKVEPYAALLESGLGSIDSYCREISASAAKLPPENRACLVVNCNPFTLGHKAVIAKAAAENQGVVVLVVSEEKSVFPFEVRLDLVKAGLSEYNNVVIVPAGKYIVSAATFPGYFTRGDETVLAQTRLDAEIFSRHIAPALKVTTRYVGSEPYCSITRAYNQALLEVLPQKGIKVVEMPRLAINGEIISASKVRQAIRDNDWQTVRRMVPDSTYLYLISDEGKLIANIIRRVKSRH; encoded by the coding sequence ATGTCGTGGGGTGGTTTTGACGAACGTATTATTAATCTCAATAATGCGCGTCAAGTTAATGAAGTTAGGCAATTCTTGTCTAACTTCGATCTCATATTTGACGAAACTGCTATCGAGTATACAATGGCCTTATACCGGGATAATTCTATTATTGCGACAGGGTCGTTTATGGGAGAAGTTCTTCGGAATATTGCAGTCGAGGATTCTTTGCAGGGCGAGGGACTAACGTCGGTGGTTATTAGTCATTTGCTTAAAGCAGCCTCGCGTCGGGGGATTTTCCATTATTTTATTTATACTAAACCAGAAAAGGCCCATTTATTTGCCGCGCTCGGCTTTAAAGAGATTGGCAAGGTTGAACCATATGCCGCTCTCTTGGAATCAGGGCTTGGGTCAATTGACAGCTATTGCCGGGAAATATCGGCAAGCGCCGCTAAATTGCCTCCGGAAAACCGGGCGTGTCTGGTAGTAAATTGCAACCCCTTTACGCTAGGGCACAAGGCTGTTATAGCCAAGGCGGCCGCTGAAAATCAAGGTGTGGTTGTCCTTGTGGTTAGTGAAGAAAAGTCAGTGTTTCCGTTTGAGGTACGGCTTGATTTAGTTAAAGCGGGATTATCGGAATATAATAATGTAGTGATTGTTCCGGCCGGAAAATATATTGTATCGGCCGCGACTTTTCCTGGGTATTTTACGCGGGGCGATGAGACGGTGTTGGCTCAGACAAGACTTGATGCTGAGATTTTCAGTCGTCATATCGCTCCAGCCTTAAAAGTAACTACCCGCTACGTTGGTAGTGAACCCTACTGTTCAATAACCAGGGCATATAATCAGGCATTGCTGGAGGTTTTACCCCAAAAGGGGATCAAGGTAGTCGAGATGCCGCGCCTGGCGATTAACGGGGAAATAATCAGTGCCTCAAAAGTAAGGCAGGCTATTCGGGATAATGACTGGCAAACTGTAAGAAGGATGGTTCCCGACTCTACCTATTTGTATTTAATATCAGATGAGGGCAAACTAATTGCTAACATAATAAGGCGAGTTAAGTCCCGTCATTAA
- a CDS encoding fumarate hydratase translates to MRSINVEEVTQAVAKLCVDACYYLSEDVYEALVKAKETEESPLGKDVISQIVQNADIARNEDRPICQDTGMTVIFMEIGQDVHFVGGNLEDAVNAGVAKGYTEGYLRKSVVAEPLFDRKNTTNNTPAVIHTYIVPGDKVKIKVAPKGFGSENKSGLKMLVPADGVEGVKKAVLDIVQSAGMNPCPPTVIGVGIGGTMEKSAILAKKALLRSIKVRNPHPEYAKLEQELLEMVNKTGIGPQLGGTTTALAVNVEWYPTHIAGLPVSVNINCHATRHAEIEL, encoded by the coding sequence ATGCGTTCGATTAATGTTGAAGAAGTTACTCAGGCAGTGGCAAAGCTCTGTGTAGATGCTTGCTATTATTTGTCGGAGGATGTTTACGAAGCACTTGTCAAAGCTAAAGAAACAGAAGAATCTCCACTAGGAAAAGATGTAATTAGCCAGATAGTGCAAAACGCCGATATCGCAAGAAACGAAGATAGGCCGATCTGTCAGGATACTGGTATGACGGTCATTTTTATGGAAATCGGTCAAGATGTGCATTTTGTTGGCGGCAATCTCGAAGATGCAGTAAATGCCGGGGTTGCTAAAGGTTACACCGAAGGTTATCTTCGGAAGTCGGTAGTGGCCGAACCTCTATTCGACCGCAAAAACACGACTAACAATACTCCTGCTGTGATCCATACTTATATTGTTCCCGGTGACAAAGTTAAAATTAAAGTTGCTCCCAAAGGGTTCGGCAGTGAGAACAAAAGCGGGCTTAAAATGCTTGTTCCTGCTGACGGCGTAGAAGGAGTTAAAAAGGCAGTATTGGATATTGTTCAAAGTGCCGGTATGAACCCATGCCCGCCGACAGTTATTGGGGTTGGTATTGGCGGAACAATGGAAAAATCAGCAATCTTAGCTAAAAAGGCACTGCTTCGGTCAATCAAAGTGCGCAATCCGCATCCGGAGTATGCTAAATTAGAACAAGAACTTTTAGAAATGGTTAATAAAACTGGTATTGGACCTCAGCTTGGTGGTACCACAACAGCGCTTGCTGTAAACGTTGAATGGTATCCCACGCATATTGCTGGATTGCCTGTAAGTGTAAATATAAATTGCCACGCTACAAGGCATGCTGAGATTGAGCTGTAA
- a CDS encoding Fe-S-containing hydro-lyase, giving the protein MAEKIRITTPLTDEAARKLKAGDSVLISGVIYSARDAAHKRMVETLDRGEKLPVDLTNQIVYYLGPTPAKPGNPIGSAGPTTSGRMDAYAPKIIEQGLKGMIGKGSRSAEVVDAMKKHGAVYFAAVGGAAALISKCIKKYEVLAYGDLGPEAIAALTVEDFPAIVVVDSEGNNFYEEGQKPYRRL; this is encoded by the coding sequence ATGGCAGAAAAAATTCGCATTACCACACCGCTAACTGATGAAGCGGCCCGTAAGCTTAAAGCAGGTGACAGCGTACTTATAAGCGGTGTTATCTATAGCGCTCGCGATGCAGCGCATAAGCGTATGGTTGAAACCTTAGATCGCGGTGAAAAATTACCAGTTGATTTAACTAATCAAATTGTTTACTATTTGGGACCAACGCCTGCAAAACCAGGCAATCCGATTGGATCGGCTGGCCCTACTACTTCAGGCCGGATGGACGCTTATGCTCCTAAGATTATTGAACAAGGCTTGAAAGGCATGATAGGCAAGGGTTCACGTTCCGCAGAGGTAGTAGATGCAATGAAAAAACATGGTGCTGTTTATTTTGCCGCTGTTGGCGGAGCTGCAGCGCTGATTTCAAAGTGTATTAAAAAGTACGAAGTACTGGCGTATGGCGATCTTGGCCCTGAGGCTATAGCAGCGTTGACGGTAGAAGACTTCCCGGCAATAGTCGTTGTCGACAGTGAAGGAAATAACTTTTACGAAGAAGGTCAAAAACCGTATCGCAGACTTTAA
- a CDS encoding succinate dehydrogenase, with the protein MNNNLDFYIRRVHSISGLVPIGFFLLEHIFSISTVLGGGAAFDATVAKLAAIPAEIMLPLEIFAIAIPFLFHAIYGLYITFNAKNNQGDYGYVRNWQFYLQRMTALYLAVFLIWHVGYLRIMLKGSGVPINYDLMHGYLSNPIVLVLYCIGIVAAIFHFTNGLFTMSITWGVTVGPRAQAFANKIAWGLCAVLSIVAVMATIAFAS; encoded by the coding sequence ATGAACAACAATCTTGACTTTTATATCAGGCGCGTTCATTCGATTTCAGGTCTTGTTCCTATCGGTTTTTTCTTACTAGAGCATATCTTCTCGATCTCAACTGTACTAGGAGGCGGCGCAGCCTTTGATGCAACAGTTGCCAAACTTGCAGCTATTCCGGCCGAAATTATGCTGCCGCTTGAGATTTTTGCTATCGCTATTCCTTTCTTGTTCCATGCAATCTATGGACTGTACATAACCTTTAATGCTAAAAATAATCAGGGTGATTATGGTTATGTTCGCAACTGGCAGTTTTATTTGCAGCGCATGACCGCTCTTTATCTTGCAGTATTCCTCATCTGGCACGTAGGATATCTGCGTATCATGCTTAAAGGCAGCGGTGTACCTATTAATTACGATTTAATGCATGGCTACCTATCCAACCCGATTGTGCTGGTTCTATATTGCATCGGTATTGTTGCAGCGATTTTCCACTTCACCAATGGTCTTTTCACAATGTCTATTACTTGGGGTGTAACAGTTGGTCCTCGCGCTCAGGCATTTGCGAACAAGATTGCTTGGGGATTATGCGCGGTACTGTCAATCGTTGCTGTAATGGCCACGATTGCCTTTGCATCCTAA
- the sdhA gene encoding succinate dehydrogenase flavoprotein subunit — protein MKKKIIVVGGGLSGLMATLKICEAGGEVDLFSYCPVKRSHSLCAQGGMNACMDTKGENDSTYEHFDDTVYGGDFLADQTAIKGMCEAAPKLIKMFDRMGVPFTRTAEGLMDLRNFGGQKNKRTLFSGSTTGQQLLYALDEQVRAWEVKGAVKKYEFWEFIKIIKNKEGICRGAVCQDMNTMEIKAFRADTVILATGGPGMIFGRCTASTICNGSAVSAVYQQGAKIGNPEFIQIHPTAIPGSDKNRLMSEACRGEGGRVWVYKDGKPWYFLEEMYPAYGNLVPRDVASRAIYDVCVNQKLGIDGENKVYLDLSHIPADYLERKLGGILEMYSEFVGDDPRKVPMQIYPSVHYSMGGIWVDIKHNTNIPGLMASGECDYQYHGANRLGANSLLSACYSGTVSGPEAMRWAKQGEKGSELTDAELKKAEDEARAEYEAILKMDGPENAHQLHHELGNLMTRYVTIERVNKDLDYCFAEVKKILKRWDNIGLTDRSTWANQEAMFVRQLRNMIIYALVITKAARMRDESRGAHYKREFPTRDDERFMKITIAEYDPATEEPIISYEDFDHSLVKPRPRNYAVAKKA, from the coding sequence GTGAAAAAGAAAATTATAGTTGTTGGCGGCGGTTTGTCCGGCTTAATGGCTACTTTAAAGATTTGCGAAGCCGGCGGCGAAGTTGATTTATTCTCGTATTGCCCGGTAAAACGTTCTCATTCCCTTTGTGCACAAGGCGGTATGAATGCTTGTATGGATACAAAGGGTGAAAATGATAGCACTTATGAACATTTTGATGATACTGTTTATGGTGGTGACTTCCTTGCCGACCAGACTGCAATAAAAGGCATGTGCGAAGCCGCTCCTAAATTGATTAAAATGTTCGATCGTATGGGTGTTCCATTTACTCGTACAGCTGAAGGCTTAATGGACCTTCGTAATTTCGGCGGTCAGAAAAACAAACGTACTTTATTTTCTGGTTCCACTACCGGTCAGCAACTTCTTTACGCGCTTGACGAACAAGTTCGTGCCTGGGAAGTAAAAGGTGCTGTTAAGAAATACGAATTCTGGGAATTCATCAAAATCATTAAAAATAAAGAAGGCATTTGCCGCGGTGCTGTATGCCAAGACATGAATACCATGGAAATCAAAGCCTTCCGCGCTGATACAGTTATCCTGGCAACAGGCGGCCCTGGTATGATATTCGGCAGATGTACTGCTTCGACAATCTGTAATGGTTCAGCAGTATCTGCTGTATACCAGCAAGGCGCTAAAATCGGTAACCCTGAATTTATTCAGATTCACCCGACCGCAATTCCTGGTTCCGATAAAAACCGCTTAATGTCAGAAGCTTGCCGTGGTGAAGGCGGCCGTGTTTGGGTATATAAAGATGGTAAGCCTTGGTACTTCTTGGAAGAAATGTACCCTGCATATGGCAACCTTGTACCGCGTGACGTAGCATCTCGTGCGATTTACGATGTATGCGTAAACCAAAAACTTGGTATCGACGGCGAAAACAAAGTATATCTTGACCTTTCCCATATTCCGGCTGATTACCTCGAGCGTAAACTGGGCGGTATTCTGGAAATGTATTCGGAATTCGTGGGCGATGACCCCCGTAAAGTTCCGATGCAAATTTATCCTTCCGTTCACTATTCCATGGGCGGTATCTGGGTAGATATTAAACACAATACCAACATTCCTGGTCTTATGGCATCTGGCGAATGTGATTATCAATATCACGGTGCAAACCGTCTTGGTGCAAACTCACTTCTATCCGCTTGCTATTCTGGTACTGTATCCGGTCCGGAAGCTATGCGTTGGGCTAAACAAGGGGAAAAAGGTTCAGAACTTACTGACGCAGAATTGAAAAAAGCCGAAGACGAAGCTCGCGCTGAATATGAAGCCATCTTAAAAATGGATGGACCAGAAAATGCGCATCAGCTACACCATGAACTCGGTAACTTAATGACCAGATACGTTACCATCGAGCGTGTGAATAAAGACCTTGATTACTGTTTCGCTGAAGTAAAGAAAATTCTTAAACGTTGGGATAATATCGGCCTAACTGACAGATCAACCTGGGCAAACCAAGAAGCAATGTTTGTAAGACAGCTTCGCAATATGATTATTTATGCTTTAGTAATAACCAAAGCAGCACGTATGCGTGATGAAAGCCGCGGCGCGCACTACAAGCGCGAATTCCCAACCCGTGATGACGAACGCTTCATGAAGATTACAATCGCTGAATATGACCCGGCAACAGAAGAACCTATAATTAGCTATGAGGATTTTGATCATTCGCTGGTTAAACCGCGTCCTCGTAACTATGCTGTTGCCAAAAAAGCGTAA
- the sdhB gene encoding succinate dehydrogenase iron-sulfur subunit, whose protein sequence is MAENKKKVHFIIERQDGPNSKPYTEEFEVDYRPALNVVACLMEIQKNPVTKDGKKTTAPVWECNCLEKVCGACTMVINGKVQQACSALIDHLQQPIRLAPARTFPVIRDLHIDRTLMFENLKRIQGWVKVDGTWEVHNDAPRQNPRVAQEAYEISRCMTCGCCMEACPNVNPGSDFIGPQPLGQVHLFNLHPIGEYFKEDRLNAIMAKGGIASCGNSQNCVQACPKEIKLTTYIAKLNRETNKQALKNLFNK, encoded by the coding sequence ATGGCAGAAAATAAGAAAAAAGTTCATTTTATTATAGAAAGACAAGATGGTCCTAACTCCAAACCTTACACAGAAGAGTTTGAAGTTGACTATCGCCCTGCACTTAATGTTGTTGCGTGTCTTATGGAAATTCAAAAGAATCCTGTAACAAAAGACGGCAAAAAGACAACTGCCCCTGTTTGGGAATGTAACTGTCTTGAAAAAGTTTGCGGTGCGTGCACAATGGTTATTAATGGTAAGGTTCAACAAGCATGCTCAGCATTGATTGATCACCTGCAACAGCCAATTCGCCTTGCGCCGGCTCGTACCTTCCCTGTTATCCGTGACCTTCACATTGACCGTACCTTAATGTTTGAAAACTTAAAACGCATTCAAGGTTGGGTAAAGGTTGATGGAACCTGGGAAGTGCATAACGATGCTCCGCGTCAGAATCCGAGGGTTGCTCAAGAAGCATACGAGATTTCCCGCTGCATGACTTGCGGATGCTGTATGGAAGCCTGCCCTAACGTTAACCCTGGTTCAGATTTCATCGGACCACAGCCATTAGGACAAGTGCATTTGTTCAACTTGCACCCAATTGGTGAGTATTTTAAGGAAGATCGCCTGAATGCAATTATGGCCAAAGGTGGTATCGCTAGCTGCGGTAACAGCCAAAACTGCGTACAAGCTTGCCCTAAGGAAATTAAACTTACCACTTATATTGCTAAATTGAACAGAGAAACTAATAAACAAGCCCTGAAAAATCTGTTCAATAAGTAA
- the ndk gene encoding nucleoside-diphosphate kinase — protein MERTFVLIKPDGVAKGVCGDIISRFERRGLKIAGVKFFNILAEQADEHYKEHRGKSFNSNLVNYIMSGPVLAMVLTGENAVKIVRAMIGPTNPAEAAPGTIRGDFGLTIERNIIHGSDSISSAEREIEIFFNKNELI, from the coding sequence GTGGAAAGAACATTTGTATTAATTAAGCCCGATGGCGTGGCCAAAGGTGTCTGCGGAGATATAATTAGTCGATTTGAACGGCGTGGGCTAAAAATTGCAGGAGTAAAATTTTTTAATATATTGGCTGAGCAGGCTGATGAGCATTATAAAGAGCATAGAGGTAAAAGTTTCAATAGCAATCTTGTAAATTATATAATGTCAGGCCCCGTTTTAGCTATGGTTCTTACCGGTGAAAATGCAGTCAAAATTGTACGCGCAATGATTGGCCCCACTAATCCAGCGGAAGCAGCACCAGGCACAATCCGCGGCGACTTCGGACTGACAATAGAAAGAAATATTATTCACGGATCAGATAGTATTAGCAGCGCGGAGCGAGAAATCGAAATTTTTTTCAATAAGAATGAGCTAATATAA
- a CDS encoding DUF3842 family protein, giving the protein MRIAVIDGQGGGMGKVIIERLRREFHDKVEVLALGTNSLATAAMLKAGANEGATGENAIIYNANEVDWIVGSLSIIVANSMQGELSPNMAAAIASSKAKKLLLPIHRSNIEIIGIAAEPLPHLVEMLLAQIRKCMEMEDKNVRG; this is encoded by the coding sequence ATGCGAATTGCAGTCATTGACGGGCAGGGCGGCGGTATGGGCAAGGTAATTATTGAGCGACTACGGCGTGAATTTCACGACAAAGTAGAAGTTTTGGCCCTTGGTACTAACTCCTTGGCTACTGCAGCAATGCTGAAAGCGGGTGCAAATGAAGGCGCGACTGGTGAAAATGCAATCATCTATAATGCAAACGAGGTTGACTGGATAGTAGGATCGCTTAGCATTATTGTCGCTAATTCCATGCAGGGCGAGTTATCGCCCAACATGGCTGCCGCCATAGCGAGCAGCAAAGCTAAAAAACTTTTACTGCCTATCCACCGCAGTAATATCGAAATTATTGGAATCGCGGCTGAACCATTGCCGCACCTTGTTGAAATGCTATTGGCCCAAATTAGAAAATGTATGGAGATGGAGGATAAAAATGTGCGAGGCTAA
- a CDS encoding CooT family nickel-binding protein, protein MCEANVYIHHGGKEELLLERVDKLIPQGNEIYLENIFGQRKTIVARIKELHLVDHRIILERTDNQ, encoded by the coding sequence ATGTGCGAGGCTAATGTATATATCCACCATGGTGGTAAAGAAGAATTACTTCTTGAGCGGGTAGATAAATTAATACCGCAGGGTAATGAAATCTATCTTGAGAACATATTTGGACAACGTAAAACAATAGTAGCTCGCATTAAGGAATTACACCTTGTGGATCACCGCATAATATTAGAACGTACTGACAATCAGTAA